DNA sequence from the Antennarius striatus isolate MH-2024 chromosome 3, ASM4005453v1, whole genome shotgun sequence genome:
AGTTTGCACTCAGGTTCTAATCTTTTTGTTATATCATTTGACcctatggtgtgtgtgtgtgtgtatgtgtgtgtgtgtgtatgtgtgtgtgtgtgtgtgtgtgtgtgtgtgtgtgtgtgtgtgtgtgtgtgtgtgtgtgtgtgtgcgcgtgtgcgtgtgtgtgtgtgtgtttgtgattagATTCACATCGATGAGGACAGCCCCACCAAACGTTCAGATGATGCTGCACTCATAAGCACAgaccaagaaaaacaaaggttGTGCTCTTCTGCCAAACACACTCTTCATGTCAATGTAGTGGTCTTTATCCTGAGCCTTTGGTGTAATGTTTCTCTCCTCTGATCCCCACTAAACTAATAGTTCTCCTTTCTCATTACAGTTTGTCCAGCATGTTGGAGAAGAAAGTAGAAGCATTCCAGAGCTATTTGGCAGAGCACAGTAATAAGATCGCTCTTGTTTTACGACTGGTTTTAGCAGCAGGTAAGGTGTCCTAGCATCTGTTAAAAGGTAACTAAGGACCTTGAATAACTTACGGGTCTCTGTCTGGTCTTGAAAAATTAACAGCATGTTTACACCAACCTGATAATCAAATCTTCTAAAATTGTAGCACAATAGTCTTACATTATGCCACAATGCTGTGAATGCAGTCTAATGTACTGAAAGCTTTGTTTCAAATGTACTTTTAAGGCTATTTCATAAAGGCTTATTATTTGAATTTGCAAACTAGCTGTGCTGGTTGTAATTCCTACATGCTCTATGCCTTCGGCATGTTGACATGAGCgtgtgttttgtgtggatgCTTGGCCAAATTTGTAGACTGCAATTTTTAGACTGTCATTATAGACATTATAATCGGACCTTTTGAAACTGctatatacaataaaaaaaatatagacaTCTGGAATTATTTGTACTCTTAAAAAACAGCAAACGTTTGGGCAAAAGATAACTTTATTGTCTATGTCTATGATGTTAATTCAAGTTATACTGgacaaaaatattaatgcaacactttgtttttctcccaTTTTTCCTGACCTGAAAAAGCTCCACACATTTTCcatacacacaaaagacaattcCTCCAAATACTTTTAACCGCTCTGTCTAAATCTTTGCCAGTGAGCACCTTTCTTTCTGATTAGACAGCATGATTATTGCACATGAGTTCCTCAGGCTGGTTTTTTGAGGAAAATGCTATTTCATCACACTGCAAACAACTGGCATGGTGACTGCAGGAATGTCTACAAAACTATTGTAATTCAGTGTCTGCTGATATTTAATTGAGTCCATGGTAccatgtattttaataaaatgtcacaTAAATCATTTCATTAACAACATAAACTACTCTTTTTTTAACCGGAGAATACAGCATATCAAAAGGAAGgaaaactgttttgtttcattttgttctttgtttgtttgttggtttggtcttttgttttgttctgttctgttcagttctgttttgttttgttttaatttgcttattctttatctttttttaaaactagaAATAATGCTAGCCCCAAATAATTAAGTTTATGGAATTTTTTCAGCCATCATTGCGATTGTGATCACGGCATGCATCCTGAACTTCAAACGGGCTGTCGGGCTGCTGGCCCTCTCATTGGTCGTCGCATTCTTCCTGGCTTGGGATTGGCTGATGGATCGGCACTGTGACATGTTGTGGGAGAAACTATCCCCTGTCCGAGACCTGTTCACCAGAAACTGGTACTGGATCAGATGGTGAGAAATAAGACGCAGGCCGACACCTGTTACCTTCACAGTAAATTTCCTAAATAAGAAGGGCCCAAAAAAGAGTTTAGTTCAAGTGAAGAAGGGCTCCATGTTGTTAGTTTTTCATCTTTAAGGCCTTTACTGGCCAGCCACGCAGTGGAGTACTTTGATGCATGTGATGAAGTGTTGTGTTACATAAAAATCAAAgtctaccttcatgtcctctttcactacatccataaacctcctctttggtcttcctctaggcctcctgcctggcagttcaaaactcagcatcccaccaatatattcactatctctcctctggacatgtccaaatcatctcagtctggcctctctgactttatctccaaaacctctaacatgtgctgtccctctgatgtactcattcctgatcctatccttcctggtcactcccaaagagaacctcagcatcttcatctctgctacctccagctctgtctcctgtccctacctcagtgacactgtctctagaccaaacaacatcgctggtctcaccacagttttgtacacctttcccttccttttagctgaaactcttctaccacacatcacacctgacacttttctccacccgttccatcctgcctgtacacgcttcttcatctcttttccacactctccatttctctagactgttgaccctaagtacttaaaatcctccaccttcttgatctcttctccctgtgacctcactcttccacttgggttcctctcattcacacacatgtactctgtcttactgcggctaaccttcattcctctcctttccaggacaaacctccacctctctagcttctcctccacctgttccctgctctcactacagatcacaatgtcatatgcaaacatcatagtccatggagattcctgtctaacctcgtctgtcagcctgtccatcaccatagcgaacaagaaggggctcagagctgatccctgatgcagtcccacctccaccttgaactcctctgtcacacctacagcacacctcaccactgtcttacagtcctcatacatgtcctgcaccactctaacatacttctctgccactccagacttcctcatacaataccacagttcctctctgggcaccctgtcatcagctttctccagatctacaaaaacacaatgcagctccgtttggccttctctgtacttctctatcaacatcctcaaagcaaatactgcatctgtagtactcttttttggcatgaaaccatactgctgctcacaaatgctcacttctgcccttagtgtagcttccactactctttcccataacttcattgtatggctcatcagtattattcctctatagttgccacaactctgcacatctcctttgttcttaaaaattggcaccagcacacttatccattcctcaggcatcttctcactatctaagatcacctctcctagacacttccatacttccacaggtatatcatcaggaccgactgcctttccacacttcatcctcttcaatgtcctcctcacttcatcctgactaatctttgctaattcctggtccacaacagtcacctcttctagtctttgttctctctcattttccacgttcatcaactcttcaaagtactctttccatcttcccatcacactactggcacctgtcaatagacttccatccctatccttaatcaccctaacttgctgcacgtccttcccatctctgtctctctgtcttgacaacttgtatagatcagtctctccctccttactgtccaacctagcatacaatcatcataagctccttgtttggcctttgctacctttactttcaccttacgctgcatctccctgtactcctgtctactctcctcagtcctctgagtgtcccacttcctcttagctaacctctttctctgtttacaCTCCTGTACCACCTCATTCCACCaacaagtctccttatctactttccttccagatgacacaccaagtactctcctacctgtctccctgatcacattagctgtagttgtccagtcatctggaagcacctcctgaccacccagagcctgtcgtaactccttcctaaaagtcatgcaacactcttcctttttcagtttcaaccatttcgtcctctgctctgcctttgccctcttcatcttcctcaccaccagagtcatcctacacaccaccatcctatgctgtttggctacactgtCGGCGACAACTACTTTACAGTcattgatctccttcagattacaccgtctacacaagatgtagtctacctgtgtgctcctacctccactcttataggtgaccctatgttcctgcatcttctggaagaaagtattcactatagccatttccttcttttttccaaagtcaactaccatctgtccttctgcgttcctctcctggataccaaccCTCCCATCAccacctcatcacctctgtttcctgcaccaacatgtccattgaagtctgctccaatgacaactctctcactacTAGGTATGCTCTGGATCACTTCATCAAAgcccaaccagaatttctccttctcctccaggttacatcttacctgtggagcatacctgCTAATAATATTGAACATAACActttcgatttctagcttcagactcatcactctatctgacaatCTTTATACATCCAGGATAATCCTAACAAACACCTcctataaattttttttttttttaattttatatactggtttgatccccgaagggaaattaagaacgcacactctagctactgattacaaacgcatgcatacatatttgtgagtacaggcccctgtatcacacacacacacaagggggcctgtaggcatgcaggggaggtagagtggcaggcagctccttcttggtgcgcctcaaatgagcaatttgtaaaggggacggcaccttgctcaagggtgcctcggcagtgctccggaggtgagctgacacctcccactgtcagctcacctccgggtatttttgggggggcgggagcgggaatcgaaccgccgatcttaaatcataggacgacccgctctaccgcccgctttaccactgagccactgccgcccccaaagataactcctactccatttctcttcctatctacaccgtgatagaacaacttgaaccctgctcctaaacttctaaacttctagccttgctacctttccacctggtctcttggacacacagtatgtctaccttcctcctctgcatcatgtcaaccaactctctaccttttcctttcatagttccaacattcaatgtccctaccctcagtcctatactcttggcgtttctgtcacggttcggtgtagcagtgctgctgtgtggcagggagaggccaagctggtgggtggagccatggctccacacctgagagtCATCCACACCGTTCtgatcgttcacacctgaacaACGTTGGTGTTATtgtgatgaggctttttaaaccAGGTTTTTGTCAAAGCCTGGTGCTGGTTTGCTTTTCTCAAGTTTGGTTCCTGTTAGTCTGTCctaattttgtgatttgttctgtctggagtttttgtttgtcattaaatcatggatggaagattcaCTCTTGGTGTCCTGCACCTGGGTCCATGTTCCACCTCACGTGAcagtttctcttctctctctttctcgaccaatgaattattcattcaatcatcttccaacccgcttaatccgctaacgcaggtcgcgggccAATGAATTATAACAGACAAAAGCAATGAAACAAGAACAGTTGATGATGTGGTGTGTACACAATGGTACTGAAATGGCATGTCCTTCCTAGGTAGGTGAAGGTTAATATATAGATGTACATATTTTGTCAATATTATACCTTACACATGTACAACTTCTTTCTGCTCATCTCTGACTTCATTTACATCCATCTCTTCCTCCCTTTCCCTGTCCTGTCTGGCACTCTTTGCAGGACAATAGTCGTCTTAATACTGatcgctgtggtgtgttggctcaCGTTGGACACAGCAAAGCTGGGAACCAGACAGCTCATATCTTTCAGTGGTTTGCTGTTCCTCATTTTCTTAATGCTGCTGTTTTCCAAACATCCTTTCAGGGTAAGGAGTAAACTCATACAGAgaataaatactttaatttgTGATAAGATGTATGTGTATTCTACATTTGTGCTGCAGTGGTCATGGCGAACTTTGCTATGGGGAATGGGGTTACAATTTGCTATTGCCCTGGTGACCCTCAGGACTTCATCAGGTTCAGGGGCAATGCAATGGATTGGAGATCAAGTAGAGGTATATAAAACTAATTACCCCCTTAGAAAAACTATTGTATTGACAGTATAGAAGTTGATAACCCCTGTATATAGGAGTGGGCAAACTGAAGGGAGTGACAGCATCTGAGCTGATATGAGAGTTGGTAGGATAACAGACCAACGCTATACTATGAATTTTAAGTTTGGCTTTTCACGCTTTGCATCATTTTTTCCTTATTTAGTCCCTTATTTTGATTCCTCGTGTCGTTATTTTGTTTTACTACTCTGCCATCATACAATTCTACTGTCATTTTGTTACATTCATAAAATGTAGTTTAGAATGATAAACAGTTTTTCTGCaagttttattgtcatttaaaatgGTTAGATATTTCTTTATGATTctaataatgaaatatttgcaGAAATTCCTGTCCTTCACGAATGATGGATCTAAGTTTGTCTTTGGGGCTGTATACTCAGACAACTCATTTGTTTTTAAGGTATCACACACACCAGCATGTTGTGAATACATACACATAATAAGAATTACAATTCAATGATAGTGGTTACTACTATACAAACATTAACACTcagtttttattgtgtttgtgaactgagttatttattgtattttattaacctttatttaaatgggaaaattgGCAATTGAGATTCACAAGGGAGTCCTAGCCGAGGCAGGAAGCAGAAAATACAAGAGTGACAATACAGACAGAGGCAACAGTAAATCATTGATGATAAACAACGACCTGATAAAAAACTCTAATGATGATCAACTGTGGTCAACAGAAAACTCTGTAAAACATTAGAAAAGCATACAGGGATTAAATAAGTCCAAGAAAGAGGGGCTCTTTCTGTTAGTTTTCAGTTATGTTAGAGACATCCATATAACAGATATGTCATTTTTgacaagatgatgatgatgatgatgatgacgacgacgatgatgatgatgatgatgatgattttggaTTCTACAGGTGATGCCTATACTGATCTTTTTAAGCTCTGTCATCTCCATCCTCTATTACACTGGACTCATGCAGTGGCTCATTTGTAAGGTGAAGAAGCAAACATGCATGGAGAACTACCAGATAAATAAGTTGTATTTTCATTAAAGTGTACTTTTGACTTTTATCTATGCAGTTAATAAATGAAAGATAAAGCAGgagtgtacagtatatttatagtGCATCCATAGTCATTCATAGTGTGTCCATATTCTTGATTATTAACCCACTAGATTGGCTTCTTAATGCATGTTACCATGGGGACATCGCCACCAGAGTCTATGGCTGCAGCTGGAAATATTTTTCTGGGACAGGTAAACAACAGCGGAAGCAGTAAGAAGCAACATAGAAATTCACTTGCAGAATTATACTAATTCATAACCATTCTTGAAAACTAAATTAACCCACTACatgcctttatctactttcAGATAGAATCAAGTCTTTTGATTCGTCCATACATCAGAGAATTAACTTGCTCCGAGATCCATGCTGTGATGGTAGGAGGTTTAGCTGGCATCTCCGGTACCATTTTAGGAGCTTACATCTCCTTTGGGGTGAGTGAAGTGCAGATGCAGGTAaggtatttaaaaataaataaaaaatataaagcaaGAGTTATACTCCATCAAAAATGAGTCATAGTTGTTTGTGACTTGCTGTCCTGTTATTTAAAGACACGTTGAATGATTCATTcaacatgaatgatttttttgctgaaatgtCATTCCCTTTATAGATTAGATCCAAATTTATTTTGagccaaacacaaacaggagt
Encoded proteins:
- the LOC137592842 gene encoding solute carrier family 28 member 3-like — translated: MELNEVKWKIHNHGNDSAFDSEIHIDEDSPTKRSDDAALISTDQEKQSLSSMLEKKVEAFQSYLAEHSNKIALVLRLVLAAAIIAIVITACILNFKRAVGLLALSLVVAFFLAWDWLMDRHCDMLWEKLSPVRDLFTRNWYWIRWTIVVLILIAVVCWLTLDTAKLGTRQLISFSGLLFLIFLMLLFSKHPFRWSWRTLLWGMGLQFAIALVTLRTSSGSGAMQWIGDQVEKFLSFTNDGSKFVFGAVYSDNSFVFKVMPILIFLSSVISILYYTGLMQWLICKIGFLMHVTMGTSPPESMAAAGNIFLGQIESSLLIRPYIRELTCSEIHAVMVGGLAGISGTILGAYISFGVEAKHLLTASVMSAPASLAIAKMFWPETETSRITSARDIKIDHGESSNMLEAASQGATAAVGIIAIIVSNLIAFIALLSFSDAALACLGGMLDYPQLSFSLICSYVFMPLSFMMGVSWEDSFIVAELIGLKTFLNEFVAYQKLSVLIKRRKAGGPEYVDNVKQYISIHSETIATYALCGFSNFASLGMTVGVMVGMAPERKADISSCGIRSLIAGSVSCFMTACVAGMLTADDLQCPYFLTANFSNTEVISSSQLAACCTQLFDSVTVHGPLNDTIGDGFSMSNLVHCCSLTPSAHFNCSFIL